From Polynucleobacter ibericus:
CGTTAACTTAGATGGCAATATGGCACTGGCTGCACCTGTATTTAGTAAGACCTGAAATAGATGCATTGGTTTAGTAGCAACCAAGCCTCTAGCCAACTCCTGCCAAATACGCTCAGCCGATAAAGCATTTAGCTCGCCTGACTGAACAATCGCTTTTAAGGCGAGCAATGTTTCATCTGCGACAGTAAATTCTGGGAAACGTGCAGCAAAGCGAGCAATACGTAGCAAACGCAATGGATCTTCTGCAAATGCATCAGATACATGGCGAAATATTTTGGCAGCTAAATCCTCTTGGCCGTTAAAGGGATCAATGATTGGTCCAAATGGCTTGCCATCAGAGCCGATCTCTTGAGCCATTGCATTGATCGTTAAGTCACGACGCTCTAAATCTTGCTCCAGCGTAACAGTAGGGTCTGCATAAAAATGAAAGCCTTTGTAACCCTTTCCAGTCTTACGTTCAGTACGTGCCAGCGCATACTCAGCTTGCGTCTCTGGATGCAAAAATACTGGGAAATCTTTACCAACAGGACGAAAGCCCTTAGCAACCATCTCTTCTACACTAGAACCTACCACCACATAATCAATGTCGTGCACAGGTAAACCCATAAGGGTATCTCTGATGGCACCGCCCACTGCATAGATTTTCATTACTGCATACCCTCTAGGGTACGACGACTCATTTTGAATACTTCTGACAGTGCATCAGTGCCATTGACTGGCAAGATATTAGGTAATTGCATTGAAGCTATGTTGTCACGAGACATCAAGGTTGGACCGGGTAGAAATTCAAATGCCAACGCCTGAAGGTGGCCTACAAAAGCGGGAACAGGAATAATGGCGCATGTGGTCTTGGCTTTACGTGCTGCAAACTCGACGATCTCTTTCATGGTGTAAACCGTTGGGCCTACCAGATCATAAGACTGACGAATAGTTTGTGGCATCGACAACGATTTAACAAATGCCGTTGCAACATCATCTACGCTTACTGGCTGAAACTGCGCTTGATGGTTAGCTAATGGCATTGCCGGGAACAATTTAGTTAATTTAGAAAACAAGTTAATAAATTGATCCTGCGCCCCAAAGATGACTGATGGCCTGAAGATAGTCCAGTCTAAATTGCTTGCCTTCACTGCAGCCTCACCATCACCCTTGCTGCGCTGATACATAGATGGGCCTTGAGAATCTGCCCCTAAAGCGCTCATGTGCAAGTAGCGCTTTAAGCCATGTAACTGCATCGCAGTAATAATATTTTTAGGCAACTCAACATGCGCTGCTTTAAATACTTTTCCATAAGGTTGAGCAGGCTTATCGTGCAGCACGCCAACTAAATTAATTACAGCGCCATTAGGTTTAATGCGCTCACAAAGACTCTGTAGTTCATCAAACTCATGAACATCTGCTTCTTCAACATGTATTTTAGGCAACATACGTAATTCACGGGCAGCGCCCAAATGACTGGTTGGTACTAATACGGAATAGCCCGCTAATTGAAGTTGTGCAGCGATAACACGCCCAACAAATCCATTACCGCCGATGAGAAGAATGTCGTATTTCATAGGAAGCTTTCTTGGCTTAGCGCAGTGATGAGGGGTTTAAGGAAGCTCAGATTGAGTTGCAGCCTTAGGAGCGATAACACCTAAGCGCTGTTTTAAAGAATGTGTTTGGCCATTCATTACAGATGAATAGTAATTCGCATTCGAGAGCACATTTTTCACATAGACACGCGTCTCAGTAAACGGAATAGTTTCAGCAAAAATAGCACCCTCAGTGGGACCAGATAATTTTTCACGCCAAGCCTTTGAGCGAGAAGGACCTGCGTTGTAAGCTGCGGAAGCTAAAACCCAAGAACCATCCAAATCAACTAAGACCATATTTAAATAATTACTACCTAAGGTCAAATTGGTATTGGTATCACTTAATTTGTCATTGGTGTAATTCGTCATCCCAATTTTCTTGGCTACATACTTTGCAGTATTTGGCATTACCTGCATTAATCCCGATGCACCAACAGAAGAAGAGGCATTCATAATGAAGCGTGATTCTTGACGGATCAAGCCATAAGCCCAAGCAAGATTCAAATCAATCTGTCTTGCAATAGGAGATAGCTCTTCTTTGAATGGGGTCGGATAGCGCAAACTAAAGTCGTGCTCTTGCTTAGTCCGATCGGCAGTATTCACCACGCGGTCATATAAATGGATACGCTTTGCATATTCTGCTGCGGCCAGTAACTGCTTGTCGGTCATATTGCGCAGCTCCCAATTCCACTCGCGATTACCTTCAAAGCGTAAATTCATGGCATACAAACGCTCGCCCCGAACAAAGCCTTTGCGACTTGCCATTGCATCAATCTCTTGCTCAGTCACTTTTGTTTTAGCAGGTGCATGATTGGATTTACCCAACTCTTCGCGAGCAAGTTGGCCATAAAAATTGTATTGCTCAGCAATTAGCTCAAAACTCTCTTTAGCTTTTGCTTCCTGACCTTCCGCCTTCAATGCGCGGCCATACCAATAAGTCCATGCAGGATCTTTACTGCGCACAGCAGGGTTCATACCATCAATCGCATTTTTTACTAAGGACCAATCTTTAGCGCGCAAGCCTGCGCGCACTTTCCACTCTTGTGACTCAACGGAAAGAAGTTCGTTATAGCCTAGCTCTTGCTGTAGGCGATACGCATCATCTGCGTTTGGATCTAACTTCTTAGCTAAAAATTGTCCGATGACGCCCCATGCAACCGCTTGATTTTCCTTGCTATAACGAGAGGCATTTTGAGAAAAATCGCGATATGTTTTAGCAGGATCTGCTTTAGCCGCTTTAACAATATCGCCAATAGGATCTTCACCACCTAAGCGACGGGCCATGGTGTCAAAACCCCTCTCACTTGCAGCGCGACCAATCGCCTTAGCCTCGCTCGGAGTCATACCACCAGCAGCAACTAGTGATGGCACTAACTCCTGACATGCTTGACCAAAGTAACTTGGGTCTAACAATACAGAACGTGAATCCATTGCCAACTTCGTAGGATTTTCGCCCTGGGACAATTTAGACAATAAGGAGTAACACTTCACTTGTGTATCGTCATCTAATACAAACTTGGCATACTCGGCATCAAAGCGTGCCCAGTCCTTACGTTTACCTAAAACCAATAGCCAATCATTACGCATACGATCAGCCAAGGCTGTACCTTGATATTGATTTAAGAAAGCAACTACCTGAGCATCAGCACTATAGTCACCACGCGCCCCACCAGCGCCATCAAATAATTGTGGCTTGATGCGGAAGTAAGCGACATAGTCGTCAAATGGGTAGTTTGCTAAATTGGATGAAAGTTGCTGAGTACGAAATACATCATTCTTTTTTGCCGCTTCACGCAAGTCAATAAACATCCGATCGGT
This genomic window contains:
- a CDS encoding lytic transglycosylase domain-containing protein gives rise to the protein MKSATVNSKYLSWAKILVLGCLLGASNSYAEKLKKPSLPKSYESKAAPAEITDTDRMFIDLREAAKKNDVFRTQQLSSNLANYPFDDYVAYFRIKPQLFDGAGGARGDYSADAQVVAFLNQYQGTALADRMRNDWLLVLGKRKDWARFDAEYAKFVLDDDTQVKCYSLLSKLSQGENPTKLAMDSRSVLLDPSYFGQACQELVPSLVAAGGMTPSEAKAIGRAASERGFDTMARRLGGEDPIGDIVKAAKADPAKTYRDFSQNASRYSKENQAVAWGVIGQFLAKKLDPNADDAYRLQQELGYNELLSVESQEWKVRAGLRAKDWSLVKNAIDGMNPAVRSKDPAWTYWYGRALKAEGQEAKAKESFELIAEQYNFYGQLAREELGKSNHAPAKTKVTEQEIDAMASRKGFVRGERLYAMNLRFEGNREWNWELRNMTDKQLLAAAEYAKRIHLYDRVVNTADRTKQEHDFSLRYPTPFKEELSPIARQIDLNLAWAYGLIRQESRFIMNASSSVGASGLMQVMPNTAKYVAKKIGMTNYTNDKLSDTNTNLTLGSNYLNMVLVDLDGSWVLASAAYNAGPSRSKAWREKLSGPTEGAIFAETIPFTETRVYVKNVLSNANYYSSVMNGQTHSLKQRLGVIAPKAATQSELP
- a CDS encoding complex I NDUFA9 subunit family protein: MKYDILLIGGNGFVGRVIAAQLQLAGYSVLVPTSHLGAARELRMLPKIHVEEADVHEFDELQSLCERIKPNGAVINLVGVLHDKPAQPYGKVFKAAHVELPKNIITAMQLHGLKRYLHMSALGADSQGPSMYQRSKGDGEAAVKASNLDWTIFRPSVIFGAQDQFINLFSKLTKLFPAMPLANHQAQFQPVSVDDVATAFVKSLSMPQTIRQSYDLVGPTVYTMKEIVEFAARKAKTTCAIIPVPAFVGHLQALAFEFLPGPTLMSRDNIASMQLPNILPVNGTDALSEVFKMSRRTLEGMQ
- a CDS encoding polynucleotide adenylyltransferase — translated: MKIYAVGGAIRDTLMGLPVHDIDYVVVGSSVEEMVAKGFRPVGKDFPVFLHPETQAEYALARTERKTGKGYKGFHFYADPTVTLEQDLERRDLTINAMAQEIGSDGKPFGPIIDPFNGQEDLAAKIFRHVSDAFAEDPLRLLRIARFAARFPEFTVADETLLALKAIVQSGELNALSAERIWQELARGLVATKPMHLFQVLLNTGAASAILPSKLTAQLAEESFRETFIAHFSLAGNSLEERCATTLMDLPASEIRSWADCVRMPIEVRDFSEIFSDLHVLVSKYLDTSYQAVDVLNWFNRADVWRKPDRAQAILNLAEKLGMNVSVLINAMRKALAINTAEIITGVPAEDRSNGERIGSAFEFARLAAVTSALEALG